Proteins co-encoded in one Meiothermus sp. genomic window:
- the trpD gene encoding anthranilate phosphoribosyltransferase: protein MDELKKALLAEPLSQAEAHALMRRIMAGDLTPVQTAGVLMALRTRGETPEEIAGFAAGMREAAVRVETRRQPLLDIVGTGGVAPEAFNISTTTCFVVAAGGVAVAKHGNRAASSKSGSFDLIEALGIRIDIPAEKVAEAIETVGLGFLFARNHHPAMRYVAPVRAELGVRTVFNLLGPLTNPAFASLNLVGVSSPALVEPFARVLRDLGSSRALVVHGQMARGEGLEAIDELALGDNLVAELRDGQIHTYRLRPEEMGLEPAPYTAIGGGTAAENAAVARAILSGQQRGPKRDAVALNAGAAFYLAGRVEGVAEGVRLAQQLLDEGAGLAVLERLIQLTQA from the coding sequence GTGGACGAACTCAAGAAAGCCCTTCTAGCCGAGCCTTTATCCCAGGCCGAGGCCCATGCCCTGATGCGCCGGATTATGGCCGGCGACCTGACCCCGGTGCAGACCGCCGGGGTGCTGATGGCCCTGCGCACCCGGGGCGAGACCCCCGAGGAGATCGCCGGTTTTGCAGCCGGTATGCGCGAGGCCGCGGTGCGGGTGGAGACCCGCCGCCAGCCCCTGCTGGACATCGTGGGCACCGGGGGGGTGGCCCCGGAGGCCTTCAACATCTCCACCACCACCTGCTTTGTGGTGGCCGCGGGTGGGGTGGCGGTAGCCAAGCACGGCAACCGGGCGGCCTCCTCCAAGTCGGGCTCCTTCGACCTGATCGAGGCGCTGGGGATCCGGATCGATATCCCCGCCGAAAAAGTGGCCGAGGCCATCGAGACGGTGGGCCTGGGCTTTCTGTTTGCCCGCAACCACCACCCGGCCATGCGCTATGTGGCCCCGGTGCGGGCCGAGCTGGGGGTGCGCACCGTCTTCAACCTGCTGGGCCCCCTCACCAACCCCGCTTTTGCCAGCCTGAACCTGGTGGGGGTGAGCAGCCCGGCCCTGGTGGAGCCGTTCGCCCGGGTGTTGCGCGACCTGGGCAGCAGCCGGGCGCTGGTGGTGCACGGCCAGATGGCGCGCGGGGAGGGCCTCGAGGCCATCGACGAACTGGCCCTGGGCGACAACCTGGTGGCCGAGCTCAGGGACGGCCAGATCCACACCTACCGCCTCCGGCCTGAAGAGATGGGCCTGGAGCCCGCCCCCTACACGGCAATCGGCGGGGGAACTGCTGCCGAGAATGCGGCGGTGGCGCGGGCCATTCTGAGCGGCCAGCAGCGGGGCCCCAAGCGCGATGCGGTGGCGCTGAACGCCGGGGCGGCCTTTTACCTGGCGGGCCGGGTGGAGGGTGTGGCCGAGGGGGTGCGGCTGGCCCAGCAACTCCTGGACGAAGGGGCCGGGCTGGCGGTGCTCGAGCGCCTGATCCAGCTTACCCAGGCATGA
- a CDS encoding chorismate mutase: MSLEDLRLQINAIDARIVVLLAQRARLAKEAARLAQGQVPTESKDRQEQIIHHVRYMAEHQGLSPNVAERIYRTILSEFAAMEKREAGL; this comes from the coding sequence GTGAGCCTCGAGGATCTTCGCCTGCAGATCAACGCCATTGACGCCCGGATTGTGGTACTGCTGGCCCAGCGGGCGCGGCTGGCTAAAGAAGCGGCCCGGCTTGCGCAAGGCCAGGTGCCCACTGAGTCAAAGGATCGGCAGGAGCAGATCATTCACCATGTGCGCTACATGGCCGAGCACCAGGGACTATCCCCCAATGTGGCCGAGCGAATCTACCGCACCATCCTCAGCGAGTTTGCGGCTATGGAAAAGCGGGAGGCTGGGTTATGA
- the trpE gene encoding anthranilate synthase component I, translating into MQISETTKPTIPVKKTLLADLETPVTAYLKLSEKASPSFLLESVEGGKAWARWSFVGVGARQTWRLKDGVLTLNGQAVLTQDPLRTLYQAIYRPIQPDPDLPLFWGGAVGYAAYDLIRYYERLPSQKPDLLGIPDLLFIEPEVLIVFDQFKQQLHIVAPALEDERAQALERIAWAEKKLSGPLPGVPGERAGRRVEFSQNVSQAEYEQMVERALEYIRAGDIFQVVPSLRISAPLQVHPFAVYRALRSVNPSPYMGYLELGEVTLVSSSPESLLRSDGQRVVTRPIAGTRRRGRDAAEDQALAEELLSDEKERAEHVMLVDLSRNDLGRVCRYGSVRPRELMKVENYSHVMHIVSTVEGELCEDKTPLDALAAVLPMGTVSGAPKIRAMEIIEELEPARRGAYGGAFGYVAYDGHMDMALTLRTIVVANGQMHIQAGAGVVYDSNPSAEYQECLNKAQAMVKAVRLAEEGL; encoded by the coding sequence ATGCAGATTTCGGAGACAACCAAGCCCACCATCCCGGTCAAAAAAACCCTGCTGGCCGACCTCGAGACCCCCGTCACGGCCTACCTGAAGCTCTCGGAGAAGGCCAGCCCCAGCTTTTTGCTGGAGTCGGTGGAGGGGGGCAAGGCCTGGGCCCGCTGGAGCTTTGTGGGGGTGGGGGCCCGGCAGACCTGGCGGCTCAAGGACGGGGTGCTGACCCTGAACGGTCAGGCAGTGCTCACCCAGGATCCCTTGCGCACCCTCTACCAAGCCATCTACCGGCCCATCCAGCCCGACCCCGACCTGCCCCTGTTCTGGGGCGGCGCGGTGGGTTATGCCGCCTACGACCTCATCCGCTACTACGAGCGGCTGCCCAGCCAGAAGCCCGACCTGCTGGGCATTCCCGACCTGCTGTTTATCGAGCCGGAAGTCCTGATTGTATTTGACCAGTTCAAGCAGCAGCTTCACATCGTGGCCCCGGCCCTGGAGGATGAGCGGGCCCAGGCCCTGGAGCGCATCGCCTGGGCCGAGAAGAAGCTCAGCGGGCCGCTGCCGGGGGTGCCGGGCGAGCGGGCCGGGCGGCGGGTGGAGTTCAGCCAGAACGTGAGCCAGGCCGAGTACGAGCAGATGGTGGAGCGGGCGCTCGAGTACATCCGGGCCGGCGATATCTTCCAGGTGGTGCCCTCGCTGCGCATCTCGGCCCCCCTGCAGGTGCACCCCTTTGCTGTCTACCGCGCGCTGCGTTCAGTAAATCCCAGCCCCTACATGGGTTATCTGGAGCTGGGCGAGGTGACGCTGGTCTCGAGCAGCCCCGAGAGCCTGCTGCGCTCCGATGGGCAGCGGGTGGTGACCCGCCCCATCGCCGGAACCCGCCGGCGGGGCCGGGACGCCGCCGAGGATCAGGCCCTGGCCGAAGAGCTGCTGTCCGACGAAAAGGAGCGGGCCGAGCACGTGATGCTGGTGGACCTTTCGCGCAACGATCTGGGCCGGGTCTGCCGCTATGGCAGTGTGCGGCCCCGCGAGCTTATGAAGGTGGAGAACTACTCGCATGTGATGCATATCGTCTCCACCGTGGAGGGCGAGCTCTGCGAGGACAAAACCCCGCTCGACGCCCTGGCCGCGGTTCTGCCGATGGGCACCGTCTCGGGGGCCCCCAAGATCCGGGCCATGGAGATTATCGAGGAGCTCGAGCCCGCCCGCCGGGGCGCGTACGGGGGGGCTTTTGGCTATGTGGCCTACGACGGGCACATGGACATGGCCCTGACCCTGCGAACCATCGTGGTGGCGAATGGGCAGATGCACATCCAGGCCGGGGCGGGTGTGGTCTACGACTCCAACCCCAGCGCCGAGTACCAGGAGTGCTTGAACAAGGCCCAGGCCATGGTCAAGGCGGTGCGGCTGGCCGAGGAGGGTTTGTGA
- a CDS encoding glycosyltransferase family 2 protein, producing MSAPLVYILIVNYNAWPDTLACLRALEQLRYPNHRVLVLDNASDNDAVARLRAAFPHLELLELKRNLGFAGGNNVGIRRALAAGADYVWLLNPDTLPEAGALAAMVERAEQDTRIGAVGAVLYEMDNPQQVQAWGGGQVVLPWGLIRLLTHPRQAGRLNYISGASLLIRRAALERVGLLDEGFFMYGEDCDYGLRLTRAGFRLAVAEGARVLHKGGSSWSGSLRSDETFAAYNVRLFRKHAPWPLLAVAGYGLFWLLEYSLRGRFDKVGALGRGLRQGWRLPLDV from the coding sequence ATGAGCGCGCCCCTGGTGTACATCCTGATCGTCAACTACAACGCCTGGCCCGACACCCTGGCCTGTTTGCGGGCGCTGGAGCAACTCCGTTACCCCAACCACCGGGTGCTGGTGCTGGACAATGCCTCCGACAACGACGCGGTGGCCCGGCTGCGCGCGGCCTTTCCACACCTCGAGCTGCTCGAGCTAAAGCGCAACCTGGGCTTTGCCGGGGGTAACAACGTGGGCATCCGCCGGGCCCTGGCCGCGGGGGCCGACTACGTCTGGCTGCTCAACCCCGACACCCTGCCCGAGGCGGGCGCGCTCGCCGCCATGGTGGAGCGGGCCGAGCAGGACACCCGGATTGGGGCGGTGGGCGCGGTGCTCTACGAGATGGACAACCCCCAGCAGGTGCAGGCCTGGGGCGGGGGCCAGGTGGTGCTCCCCTGGGGGCTGATTCGCCTGCTAACCCATCCGCGCCAGGCCGGGCGTTTGAACTACATCAGCGGGGCCAGCCTGCTCATCCGCCGGGCCGCCCTGGAACGGGTGGGCCTGCTGGACGAGGGGTTTTTCATGTACGGTGAGGACTGCGACTACGGCCTGCGCCTGACCCGCGCAGGGTTCCGGCTGGCGGTGGCCGAGGGGGCGCGGGTGCTGCACAAAGGGGGTAGCTCCTGGTCGGGCAGTCTGCGCTCCGACGAAACCTTTGCTGCCTACAACGTCCGGCTCTTTCGCAAGCACGCTCCCTGGCCCCTGCTGGCGGTGGCCGGGTATGGCCTGTTCTGGCTGCTGGAGTACAGCCTGCGGGGCCGTTTCGACAAGGTGGGGGCCCTCGGACGGGGCCTCCGGCAGGGTTGGCGCCTGCCGCTTGATGTGTAA
- a CDS encoding glycosyltransferase family 2 protein, with protein sequence MISIIIPTHNRRELLEKKLRALETQPGAFEVIVVADGCTDDTLEFLQRYNPPYALRFIEITPGLGAANARNRGAGIAKGDILLFSDDDVIPQPGWIEAHQKAHTQPRTVAVGRLELPPELRGTGAAELKGPRAFWWNITGNNTSLPRALFEEVGGYDPAFSGYGGEDPDLGYRLMRAGARLVFVRDALAVHEAFDYRGRALEKARQAGAAHVRVCRKHRDPRIAWALGVHPVLVSLKLALLPSFKGLLGARGDYELAYAWGASEAWNLPSAS encoded by the coding sequence ATGATTTCGATAATCATACCCACCCACAACCGCCGCGAGCTGCTGGAAAAGAAGCTGCGCGCTTTGGAAACCCAGCCGGGCGCGTTCGAGGTAATCGTGGTGGCCGATGGCTGCACCGACGATACCCTGGAATTCCTGCAGCGCTACAACCCCCCTTACGCCCTTCGTTTTATCGAGATAACGCCAGGCCTCGGCGCGGCCAACGCCCGCAACCGGGGGGCTGGGATAGCTAAAGGCGATATTCTGCTCTTTTCCGATGACGACGTGATACCCCAGCCGGGCTGGATTGAGGCTCATCAGAAAGCGCACACCCAGCCCCGCACGGTGGCGGTGGGGCGGCTCGAGCTGCCCCCCGAACTGCGGGGCACGGGGGCGGCGGAACTGAAGGGCCCCCGGGCCTTCTGGTGGAACATCACCGGCAACAACACCTCGCTGCCCAGGGCCCTGTTCGAGGAGGTGGGCGGCTACGACCCCGCTTTCAGCGGCTACGGCGGCGAAGACCCCGACCTGGGCTACCGCCTGATGCGGGCCGGGGCCCGGCTGGTGTTTGTGCGGGACGCCCTGGCCGTGCACGAGGCCTTCGACTACCGGGGCAGGGCCCTCGAGAAGGCCCGGCAGGCGGGGGCGGCCCATGTACGGGTTTGCAGGAAACACCGCGACCCCCGCATCGCCTGGGCCCTGGGGGTGCACCCGGTGCTGGTGAGCCTCAAGCTGGCCCTGCTCCCCTCCTTCAAGGGCCTGCTGGGGGCGCGGGGCGACTACGAGCTGGCGTATGCCTGGGGAGCTTCGGAGGCATGGAACCTACCTTCAGCGTCGTGA
- a CDS encoding HAD family hydrolase, with the protein MRWLTFDLDGTLADWPFRRLLRPHMEALLAEPTIRQALRREYLRRLAQGDPTKVYDWGDIHRAVREQLGLPPVFPNIAQVLAEAELEPEVLYPDVSASLAALRQQGYQIAVATNGLARYQQVLIDKLNIAYDRLLAPDISQALKPDPAFWRPILREPAEQIVHVGDLLSQDIWGANAAGLKAVWIWRSMPQDWRETPVLERTQRPDLSKIITTRLQRELEEHGLVSSAHPQTPPRPDHVVASLEELQAVLSTTSEGPATPSLP; encoded by the coding sequence ATGCGCTGGCTCACTTTCGACCTCGATGGCACCCTGGCCGACTGGCCTTTTCGCCGCCTGCTGCGGCCCCACATGGAGGCTTTGCTGGCAGAGCCCACCATCCGCCAGGCCCTGCGAAGGGAGTACCTGCGCCGCCTGGCCCAGGGCGACCCCACCAAGGTGTACGACTGGGGCGATATTCACCGGGCTGTACGGGAGCAACTGGGGCTTCCACCGGTCTTCCCCAACATTGCCCAGGTGCTCGCCGAGGCGGAGCTCGAGCCGGAGGTGCTTTATCCCGATGTGTCGGCAAGCCTGGCTGCCTTGCGCCAGCAGGGCTATCAAATCGCCGTAGCCACCAATGGTCTGGCTAGGTACCAGCAGGTACTGATAGATAAGCTTAATATCGCCTACGACCGGTTGCTGGCCCCGGATATCTCGCAGGCCCTCAAGCCCGATCCTGCTTTCTGGAGGCCGATCCTTAGGGAGCCGGCAGAACAGATCGTGCACGTCGGCGATCTGCTCAGTCAGGATATCTGGGGGGCCAACGCCGCCGGCCTGAAAGCGGTCTGGATCTGGCGCAGCATGCCCCAGGACTGGCGCGAAACCCCGGTGCTCGAGCGCACCCAGCGGCCCGACCTCAGCAAAATCATCACCACCAGACTGCAAAGAGAGCTGGAAGAACACGGCCTGGTGAGTTCGGCCCACCCCCAGACCCCACCCCGGCCCGACCACGTCGTAGCCAGCCTGGAAGAGCTGCAGGCCGTACTCAGCACCACATCCGAAGGGCCAGCTACCCCCTCCCTTCCTTAG
- a CDS encoding nitronate monooxygenase family protein, whose product MAFSLTRYPIIQAPMAGGATTPELVAAVSNAGGLGSLAGVLLSPDRLREVIHQIRQLTDRPFNVNLFVLEPVGVEPGVLEAALNRLEPIRAELGLPPAAAPQKFSEDFGAQLEVLLEEKPPVVSFHFDIVPAQVVERLHKAGCKVIGTATNVAEARAWEEAGADYICAQGSEAGGHRGTFMGPFEQSMTGTLALVPQVADAVKVPVIAAGGIMDGRGIAAALLLGASAVQMGTAFLTCPESGIHPLYKQALLEAKGDPTVVTRTFSGRPARGLRNAFIERMQPYEAQVPPYPIQNALTSEIRQAAAKAGRTEYMSLWAGQAVSLCRSLPAAMLVETLMQETQTALWSQCE is encoded by the coding sequence ATGGCCTTCTCCCTCACCCGCTATCCCATCATCCAGGCCCCCATGGCCGGCGGGGCCACCACGCCCGAGCTGGTGGCCGCCGTCTCCAATGCGGGTGGGCTGGGCTCGCTGGCGGGGGTGTTGCTTTCACCCGACCGGCTGCGCGAGGTCATTCACCAGATTCGCCAGCTCACCGACCGGCCCTTCAACGTCAACCTGTTCGTGCTCGAGCCCGTGGGGGTTGAGCCGGGTGTACTCGAGGCCGCCCTGAATCGCCTCGAGCCCATCCGGGCCGAGCTGGGCCTGCCCCCCGCTGCGGCGCCCCAAAAGTTCAGCGAGGACTTCGGGGCCCAGCTGGAGGTGCTGCTCGAGGAAAAACCACCGGTAGTGAGTTTTCACTTCGATATTGTTCCAGCCCAGGTTGTCGAACGCTTACATAAAGCTGGTTGCAAAGTTATCGGCACCGCCACCAACGTAGCAGAAGCGCGGGCCTGGGAAGAGGCCGGGGCCGATTACATCTGTGCCCAGGGCAGCGAGGCCGGGGGGCACCGGGGTACTTTCATGGGCCCGTTTGAGCAGTCCATGACCGGAACCCTGGCCCTGGTACCCCAGGTCGCAGATGCGGTAAAAGTTCCGGTGATTGCGGCGGGGGGCATTATGGACGGGCGGGGTATTGCAGCGGCCCTGCTCCTGGGGGCCAGTGCGGTGCAGATGGGCACAGCTTTCCTGACCTGCCCGGAGTCGGGGATTCACCCCCTGTACAAACAAGCCCTGCTGGAAGCCAAAGGCGACCCCACGGTGGTGACCCGCACCTTTTCCGGGCGTCCTGCCAGGGGCTTGCGCAATGCCTTTATCGAGCGGATGCAGCCCTACGAGGCCCAGGTGCCGCCCTATCCCATCCAGAACGCCCTGACCAGCGAGATTCGCCAGGCCGCCGCCAAAGCCGGCCGCACCGAATATATGTCGCTGTGGGCCGGGCAGGCGGTCAGCCTGTGCCGGAGCCTACCCGCTGCCATGTTGGTAGAAACCCTGATGCAAGAGACCCAAACCGCCCTCTGGAGCCAGTGTGAATAG
- a CDS encoding MFS transporter, whose protein sequence is MNRLFYGWIVVAVAVIATLIAAGNRSVPGALIQPLHESTGWAIQSISFATAIGLVLFGLGAPLSGYLMDRFGPRRITLFGLGLMTLSMALSALMTHIWQLNLVWGLLSGVATGVVGGVLGATVANRWFIQHRGLVTGFFGAATSAGQLIFIPALVFWASGLGWREASWIMAAISLLALVPVWLLMKDSPAEMGLRALGAAPGSAPMKITADPGIMGKALRSPTFWLLTVTFFICGATSNGLIGVHFIPYAVSCGLTPTTASGILAVMGALNFVGTLASGYLTDRYDPRVLLSLYYGFRGLSLLFLPFATTPETLLVFAVVFGLDYIATVPPTVALVADNFGRQNVGTVYGWVFAAHQLGAAAAAWAGGATRDALGEYNLAFLLAGTIGIAAALLSLGIRRPARPAPVHG, encoded by the coding sequence GTGAATAGACTCTTTTACGGCTGGATCGTAGTCGCGGTGGCAGTGATTGCCACCCTGATTGCCGCGGGTAACCGCTCGGTGCCAGGAGCGCTCATCCAACCCTTACACGAGAGCACCGGCTGGGCCATCCAGAGCATCTCCTTTGCTACCGCCATCGGGCTGGTGCTGTTTGGCCTGGGTGCGCCCCTGAGCGGCTACCTGATGGATCGCTTCGGCCCCCGGCGCATCACCCTCTTCGGCCTGGGCCTGATGACCCTGAGCATGGCCCTGAGCGCCCTGATGACGCACATCTGGCAGCTCAACCTGGTCTGGGGGTTGCTGAGTGGGGTGGCCACCGGGGTGGTGGGTGGAGTATTGGGGGCCACGGTGGCCAACCGCTGGTTCATTCAGCACCGGGGTCTGGTCACTGGCTTTTTTGGGGCCGCCACCTCGGCGGGCCAGCTCATCTTCATCCCGGCCCTGGTCTTCTGGGCCAGCGGGCTGGGCTGGCGCGAGGCCAGTTGGATCATGGCGGCCATCTCGCTCCTAGCCCTGGTGCCGGTCTGGCTCCTCATGAAGGACAGCCCAGCGGAGATGGGGCTCAGGGCGCTGGGGGCGGCCCCCGGTTCAGCCCCCATGAAGATCACGGCCGACCCCGGCATTATGGGCAAGGCTCTGCGCTCGCCTACCTTCTGGCTGCTAACGGTTACCTTCTTTATCTGCGGCGCCACCTCCAATGGCCTGATTGGGGTGCATTTTATCCCCTATGCGGTCTCGTGTGGCCTGACTCCCACCACCGCCTCCGGCATTCTGGCCGTCATGGGGGCTTTAAACTTTGTGGGCACCCTGGCCTCGGGCTACCTCACCGACCGCTACGACCCCCGCGTGCTTCTGAGCCTCTACTACGGTTTCCGGGGACTTTCGCTCCTGTTTTTGCCCTTTGCAACCACCCCAGAAACCCTGCTGGTTTTCGCGGTGGTGTTTGGCCTGGACTACATCGCCACCGTACCCCCCACGGTAGCTCTGGTAGCGGATAACTTCGGACGGCAGAACGTGGGCACGGTGTATGGCTGGGTGTTTGCCGCCCATCAGCTCGGTGCGGCAGCAGCGGCCTGGGCAGGGGGGGCCACCCGCGATGCCCTGGGCGAGTACAACCTGGCCTTTTTGCTGGCTGGCACCATCGGGATTGCGGCCGCCCTGCTCTCGCTGGGCATCCGCCGACCGGCCAGGCCGGCCCCGGTACACGGATAA
- a CDS encoding glycosyltransferase family 2 protein → MEPTFSVVIPTYNRAELLARTVQAFLAQEGVALELIVVDDGSSDATPEVLAGFHDRRLRVLRQPNAGMAFARNAGLLQARGQYVLFNDDDVVPEAGFLQAHLSLHRRYPRAAGVSYTYIPESLGQDSFIRFWRARAESGVRGRADGASLGWGGFWFASLSLPLELAEAFAPIRGYGWEDHELGWRLWRKGVRPRLALGARAAHEDRVSLDVMVAKSRSLGRMAWQFYRLHPHPLVAFWTGVHPLSRAYKRWAYPWARAERLLQVRDWEAGAGAFAAYRFVLEAAYTQGLLEGATA, encoded by the coding sequence ATGGAACCTACCTTCAGCGTCGTGATCCCCACCTACAACCGGGCCGAACTGCTGGCCCGCACGGTGCAGGCTTTTTTAGCCCAGGAAGGGGTTGCGCTCGAGCTGATCGTGGTGGACGACGGCTCGAGCGATGCAACGCCGGAGGTGCTGGCCGGGTTCCATGACCGCCGCCTGCGGGTTTTGCGCCAACCCAACGCAGGGATGGCCTTTGCACGCAATGCAGGGCTGCTTCAGGCCCGGGGCCAGTATGTGCTGTTCAACGATGACGATGTGGTGCCTGAGGCGGGTTTTTTACAGGCTCATCTTTCTCTGCATAGGCGCTACCCTCGAGCGGCGGGGGTGAGTTATACCTATATACCGGAATCGCTGGGACAGGATTCTTTTATTCGCTTCTGGCGCGCGAGGGCCGAGTCGGGGGTGCGGGGCCGGGCCGATGGTGCGTCGCTGGGCTGGGGCGGCTTCTGGTTTGCCAGCCTTTCTTTGCCGCTCGAGCTGGCCGAGGCTTTTGCACCCATACGGGGCTACGGCTGGGAAGATCACGAGCTGGGTTGGCGGCTCTGGCGTAAGGGGGTGCGGCCCCGCCTGGCCCTGGGGGCCCGCGCGGCGCACGAGGATCGGGTCAGCCTGGACGTTATGGTAGCCAAGTCGCGGAGCCTGGGGCGGATGGCCTGGCAGTTTTACCGGTTGCACCCGCACCCCCTGGTGGCCTTCTGGACGGGTGTACACCCCCTGTCGCGGGCCTACAAGCGCTGGGCCTACCCCTGGGCCAGGGCCGAGCGGCTGTTGCAGGTGCGCGACTGGGAGGCGGGGGCGGGGGCCTTTGCAGCCTACCGGTTTGTGCTCGAGGCCGCCTACACCCAGGGGCTGCTGGAAGGGGCCACGGCATGA
- a CDS encoding aminodeoxychorismate/anthranilate synthase component II, translating into MKRILMIDNYDSFTYNLVQYLGELGAQVMVWRNDRFALQDVADLDPDGIVVSPGPCTPREAGLSVPLIQRYAAKYPILGVCLGHQSIGEAFGAAVRRHRVIVHGKTSPILHDGSGVFAGLPTPLTATRYHSLVVEDLPDELEANAWCDEAGGRTVMGLRHRRYPTHGVQFHPESVLTEGGREMLANFLQMCE; encoded by the coding sequence ATGAAGCGAATCCTGATGATTGACAACTACGACTCCTTCACCTACAACCTGGTGCAGTACCTGGGCGAGCTGGGGGCCCAGGTGATGGTCTGGCGCAACGACCGCTTCGCCTTGCAGGACGTGGCCGACCTCGACCCCGACGGCATCGTGGTGAGCCCGGGGCCCTGCACGCCCCGGGAGGCCGGGCTGTCAGTTCCGCTCATCCAGCGCTACGCAGCCAAATACCCCATTCTGGGCGTCTGCCTGGGCCACCAGAGCATCGGCGAGGCCTTTGGGGCTGCGGTGCGGCGGCACCGGGTGATTGTGCACGGCAAGACCAGCCCTATCCTGCACGACGGCAGCGGGGTGTTTGCCGGCCTGCCCACCCCCCTGACGGCCACCCGCTACCACTCGTTGGTGGTGGAAGACCTGCCCGACGAACTGGAGGCCAACGCCTGGTGCGACGAGGCCGGGGGCCGCACGGTGATGGGGCTGCGCCACCGCCGCTACCCTACCCACGGGGTGCAGTTCCACCCCGAGTCGGTGTTGACCGAGGGCGGTCGGGAGATGCTGGCGAATTTCTTGCAGATGTGCGAATAA
- a CDS encoding lipid-A-disaccharide synthase-related protein, with product MKRILLISNGHGEDIIGAALGGALQALGYAVQAVPLVGQGQAYRRAGIPRLGPCQELPSGGFALQSAAALWADLRAGWFSMSRAQYRAVRAAAQGALATLVVGDVYALGVGVVFGGRPLFLMQCRSSLRVGGRPYSVTERLLMRRAVRVYPREPEGAVWLRARGLPQACYLGNPMLDALDEGSLEVSPPYLLLLPGSREDAYQSLPLMLEACRRLRDTALTPVVAWAGLPLDRLELKDYRLEATGRSEGVTHRLSHPDGTVVYLAQRAFGAALRGSRLALSTSGTAAEQAAGYGVPLVGFPTHGPQYTPGFAQTQKRLLGDALMLTEPSPEAVVRAVRAFLSSETLLQRARAAGKAAMGEPGAAARIALDIHQHLQAIEREPAQSRSR from the coding sequence ATGAAGCGGATACTGCTCATCTCCAACGGGCACGGCGAGGACATCATCGGGGCTGCCCTGGGCGGGGCCTTGCAGGCGCTGGGCTACGCGGTGCAGGCGGTGCCGCTGGTGGGCCAGGGCCAGGCCTACCGGCGGGCCGGTATCCCGAGGCTGGGGCCCTGCCAAGAGCTGCCCTCGGGGGGGTTTGCCCTGCAGAGTGCGGCGGCGCTCTGGGCCGATCTCCGGGCCGGCTGGTTTTCCATGAGCCGGGCCCAGTACCGGGCGGTGCGGGCGGCGGCCCAGGGGGCCCTGGCCACGCTGGTGGTGGGGGATGTGTACGCCCTGGGGGTGGGGGTGGTGTTTGGGGGGCGCCCGCTTTTTTTGATGCAGTGCCGCTCCTCGCTGCGGGTGGGGGGGCGCCCTTACAGCGTGACCGAGCGCCTGCTGATGCGCCGGGCGGTTCGGGTGTATCCCCGCGAGCCGGAAGGGGCGGTCTGGCTGCGGGCTCGAGGCCTTCCCCAGGCCTGCTACCTGGGCAACCCCATGCTGGATGCCCTGGACGAGGGGTCGCTCGAGGTGAGCCCCCCCTACCTGCTGCTGCTGCCCGGCTCGCGGGAGGATGCCTACCAGAGCCTGCCCCTGATGCTCGAGGCCTGCCGCCGGCTGCGCGATACCGCCCTAACGCCCGTGGTGGCCTGGGCGGGCCTGCCCCTGGACAGGCTGGAGCTGAAAGACTACCGGCTCGAGGCCACCGGTCGGAGCGAGGGCGTCACCCACCGGCTCAGCCACCCCGATGGAACCGTGGTGTACCTGGCGCAGCGGGCTTTCGGCGCGGCCCTGCGGGGCTCGAGGCTGGCCCTTTCCACCAGCGGAACGGCGGCCGAGCAGGCCGCGGGCTATGGGGTGCCGCTGGTGGGCTTTCCCACCCACGGGCCGCAGTACACCCCAGGGTTTGCCCAGACGCAAAAACGCTTGCTGGGGGACGCCTTGATGCTCACCGAGCCCAGCCCCGAGGCCGTTGTGCGGGCTGTGCGGGCCTTCCTCTCCTCCGAAACCCTGTTGCAGCGGGCCCGAGCGGCCGGGAAAGCCGCCATGGGCGAGCCCGGCGCCGCCGCGCGGATAGCCCTGGATATACACCAGCACCTCCAGGCTATTGAGCGGGAACCCGCGCAATCCCGGTCTCGATAA